GCCGTCAGGGAGACTGCCACAGGGGCACTCAGGTAAGCCCTCAGCCTCGCAAAGGAATGTTCAATACCCAGTACTAGCCACTTAACAGACCCCCTGAGAAATGTGAGCGGGATGGTGTGGAGTCTGGACTGAGGATCAAGCCTATCAGATATGGCTAGATTGTTCAGAGAGTGTGCTAAATATTAGACTTGAATGTAGATGGTTGTTGAAGCCATTATGTGCTGTAAGACAGAAGTTGGTTAGTGAAGGATGCTATGGCTTGCTAAACAGAAACTGAAAGAGTCCTCTTGAAATACCACACCCTCAATTAACTGTTAGCACTGATGTGATAGTTATCGGTCAAAGACTGTGAATTGTTCTCACGTCAGGAACCTGAGTGCCTGTGGGGGTCATGAGGTGTGTGACGACATGGTGAAACAGGACGTCATGACTCCTCTGACTGCTCTGCTTCGAGAGGTGAGGCCTTCCCTCGTAAATCATTCCTTAAAGTTGATGTATTTATGGGTGTGGCCCTGCTGTGCAAAGGTTGTTTTTTCACATTTTGAACAACATGTTTCATGGTGTGCATGTCTGAAAAGTGAAGCACCTACATATCTCCATTCATTGATGGTTAGTCACCTCCATTCCTTGATGGTTAGTCACATCAATGCATAGATATTTTATAGGGCTGTATGTTTTCcaggcctgggttcaaatactacttCCAATATGTATTACTTACACTCAAAGTAAGTATTAAGATAGATAGGCCTATATTTGATTTGAAAAGACAAGCAGTTGAATATTTTAATGTATTAGGAAATACACTTGGAAACAGCATTTGAAATAAGAATTTGAAAATTCTCTCAAATACAGTTTGGTAGcctatttgttttttttgtttttacaaatgACCATTCAAATACTCAAATATAGGTATTTGTTCTGGGCTGTGTATTTGAAAATAATCACACAAAAAAAGTATATTAAGTACTAGATACTCAACTACACATgtatttgaatccaggtctgGTGTTTTCAAAGTGTCTGAACCCCAGTACTGTTTCTCCATAGTGCTGTGCTGGGTTTGAAACCAATGCTGCCCTCTCGTTAAAAGGGCAGAAAAACACAGTGGAAGATGTAGCCAATGAAGCAGTTAACTTGCTGTGGAATCTCTGGTAAGAAAAAAGTACTAAATGTAGTAGTAACACAAATGTCAGCTGGTCGGTCCACCTAGTGATCTGGACATGCGTCCAGTAGCCTACCCATAGAGATCCAAAATTGTATTAATTTCTGTTAGCTTGCCAATGTTTCTATGGTTCTTTCACACCATACTCTCCTGTTGAATTAtcaccctgtctgtcagtgagagCAGTAGCCAGGCACTCTCTGTGTTCAACAAAGCAGGCATTCTGGATGTTATCCTACAGTGTCTGGAGCGACACACTCACAACATCAAGCTGGCTTTGTCTGCAGGTTAGTCTCATCAAACCAATTTTCACACTACTTTAATGAGCATTTTCACCATTTAAATATTTGCCTTGATTATGTATTTTGTAGTAAGTCCCTGCTCCCTCTGTCTTTAGGCCACTGTTTGCACACAGTGACTGAGGACAACGCAGAGTTGCTGTGTAGTATGAACAATGCTGTATTAGGGACTCTAGAGAGTGTGCTGCTATCCTCACAGGCGGACATGGCTCACACACTGCTCAGGACACTGGCTGCAGGTATGGCTACAACATATTTGTTGTCACATTATTTACAGATTTCTTTTACCTCACAATGTCAACCGGTCATTCACTCTGCATTCATTCTCTGACTAGAGTCAGGGGTTGGAAGCTGTTTGTCAATAGCCTAACTAAATAACTAGTCTGATTCCAGGGCTCATTGTGTGCTTTGTGCTCCGTCCATTGATAGGGTCAGTGTGGAACCTGAAGAGCAGCCTGCCCACGGCCCACCAGGCTCAGACCCTCACCGCCCTGATGGCCACCCTGTCCCAGTGCTTGGAGCTGGATGCTGGCACGCTGATACCCCAGCTCCGCCAGGCTGAGGTGGCCCGCAGTGCCACTGCCTCAGAGGCAGGGAACATGGAGGACCACCAGGCAGCTGCAGGGAATATGCCtgtagaggagatggaggatgatgaggaggagggggttggACTGAGGAGGAATGGAAAGGCAACCAAGATAGATAAAGACTTCTCTGACCTCCTGCCTGTAAGTCCTGTCCTTTTTTTTATCTTCTCAGAAACAAACCCTTTTCAGTTATGGTTATAGAGATCCAAAGTGACAGGTTTGAGTAAAGAGTATTCCACTTTCAGTTTTTAATATTCTGAGTACGTACCTGACTCCTCACTGTTGAATGCTGTGAAACAGCTGAATATTGATGAAGCAGCACAGAGTATTGCAGTTGGTATTCAGAGTTGTAGTGGCTCTCTCTTCGGGGAGATACCGCTTTGTTcagcagacaggaagagagggacacaCAGCAGGGTTTACTCAGGGACGTAAGAGGTGGCTGTGTCCCTGCTGCAGTGTCAATAGTCTGCTTTTCTTTCTCCAGAGGGGCAAGGAGGAGCTGAGGGAGGCGACGGCCTTGCTGACAGCCCAGCAGACGTCCTTGGAGATCATCGTCAACATGTGCTGCTCTGATGGTGAGTGCTGTGGGCAGGAGTGTTTGGGCAGCAGAGCAGTACTGACCTGGGGAGCTTTGTTTTCATTACTGTTTGACACAGCTGTCTGGTGCATGTTCATAGATAAGACTACAGCATTTTTACTGTTTGATGCTCAAATGCATATTTAGGATTTAAAATGAGATTTATTTGCTTTTGAGGTGTACGTCGGCTGTTGTGGCTCATGGTGTGTTTTTTTGTAGACCCGTCAGACGATGAGTGGGAGGAGGCGTCGAGCAGCGACGAGAGTGAGATGTGTCCTGACGGCCTCTCTGAAGGGAACACCAGCCTCCTGTCCccactgtgtctgtctgctgAGGTCCACGCGGCTCTGATCAACCACAACATTCCAGAGAAGGTGTGGGGGATTTCTTTCCTCACCTAGCATAATTGTTTCACTTCACTTCTCATGTTTCTTTTTTGATGTTCCCTCTGTTTTCACATGCAAAATATAAAATAAGTAATGTCATGGTACTAGACTAATGTGTGttcctactgtctctgttatagccACTACACTGTATGAAGGTGATAACCATCCATGTCTCTATATGTTCAAGGTTCTCAAGAAGACCCAGTTCCCCAGCAGCGAGGTGATGGACGTATGTCGTCACAATCCCACCTGGAAAATCTTGATAAAAAAGTAATTATCTGTCTAGCATGTTGTCATTTTCTTTGCCCTAAAAAGAACGAGACACTAGATATTCTGTGAtctactatattattattataatttgagTGGTTTGTCATGATCCTAGTAACACAGAACCAATATGCGTCAATGTATGGCCCCAGTTGATTGAGGTATTCTATTTTTCTGGCTAATAATGGCATTACAGGTATACACTTTGTTTACCACATCGCTACCTGCCTTTAGGAGTTGACTAAAATCCATTTTCCCCCAGGATGCATCGGGTGCAGTACAGGGCCCTGACGTGCCTTCACAACATGCTATCTACTATGGACGCTGAGTCCCTAGGGGGAGCAGCCGCTCTTCAGGCTGTCGCACAACACCTGTCCACGCTGGTCTTCAGTGCTCCAGGTTAGATCTATGTCGTACCATCTCTTCATTATTTGTATTAaatctttattttactaggtaGGTTCATTCACTTTCACAGCAATGACCTTAACAAAGGAGAGTTATTGTCTCATTCATAATTTATTTTTGGTTAATTTGCTTACTCAGAGATCCCTAAGGAGGAGGAATTCCTTGAGGCAGTTACCAGTGCCATGCGATCCCTCTTACAGATCATAGCCTATATGAAAATCCCACAGGTAAGACAGCTGACTCAAGCAGAGGAGAGTTTCCCTCTGAAGTACATTTTACCAAGCCTTACTGTCATCTGTCTGTTAGTTTATATCGTACCACAGCACTATCCCAACATGTCTCTTGGATTACTCATTGtttatgtctgtgtttgtgtgttgccaGTGTATGACCCCCCAGCAGCTGATGAGCCTGAGCGAGGCAGCGACCTGCTGTGACGTGGTCAGTGTGAGAGTGAACGCTCTGGCCATCCTAGGCATCACAGGAAGCACACTGGCTAAAGAGAATGGGACAGCTGAAACTCTACAGGTACTTTATTATTTTCATCCTTAGTTTTTTTTTGTATGAAATGTGTTTTAGATAGCTAATGATTACTTCAGAatgaaattttaaaaaatgttatgCTTTATTAACCCATCTTGGCTATGTGACCATGATGTAATAACACTGCAATATATTTTTATAGATGATTGGCAATGCCTTACTCCAAGTTGCAACAAAGGATGCCAACCTTGTGGTTTGTGGGGAAGCCCTGGATGGTCTGTTTGATGTTTTTGCGGATGGAGACGAGGCAGAGAGAGCAGCTGAAAACATCAACTTACTGTCTGCTCTGAAGGCACTTCAACCTGTCTTCAAGGCTAAGGTAATAAAGCTGCAGCCCATCACTAGGAACAGTTTGTATGCATTCTTTATGCAAATCACTGTTGTCATCTGTTTAATTGCTGTTTCCTGTCCTCTATGTGCAGATTCGTAAAGAGGGGAAGGGAAAGTACAAGCCTGAGCAGCTGTGTGTGCTGGACAACGTCAAAGTCAACCTAAGAAGGTTTATTGGCTACTTGGAGACTGTGGTGAAAAAATGATAGCAGCCTGACACTACTACACCATCTGGCTGAGATGAAATGACTCAGAATATACAGTACAATAGACCCTCATTAAAGGGACTGTTCAGTCCAAAAATCATTGTTTtggagtgaactatccctttaacatctATATAACTGATTTTCATGTTGGTTATCTTTTTTGTTTTAACTGAAATGCGTAACTATTGTCCTTGCTAAGTGAGTGTTTACATAATTATGTGTACAAAAAAGAGGTTCACTATTTTAAATGAATGAATGTTGCAGTACATAGTGACaaattattttacatttacattattaTTTTATGCATAAAAGTACATTTCAATGTGCTGTATTTTAAAGAAATTGACAGAACATATGGTTTATTTTACACATATTTATCAACCAACTTTCACGTCACACACTATCATACTGTAGCCCTCCATGTTAGGAATGACCAGTTGTAGTCACACAAGAATCCGCTAACTGATCCCATGTCATGTCCAAAATGAGATCGACAGGCCCAGTGTCAACTGATCATGTGAGATGTGAATAAAGTAGAACTCGCCATCCATTTACAAGGTGATTTAGTTAACATGATTTGGGTTGCTGAAAGTAAATTGATTACCTTGTTCTGATATTGGGGAGAATATAAAATGTATATTGTGCGTTTCACGACACCCAGAGTCACTTTATATACAAGAAAATCAGCAGGATAAAAAGCAAAAATAAGTATGTAAAAGTACCGTTACACTAAACATAAGGACAAATTAACCACAGAGAACACTAAACataacagattaaccatggagaacactaaacatgatgacggACTAGCCAttgagaacactaaacatgatgacaaaTTAACCacggagaacactaaacataacAGATTAACCATTAACCAttgagaacactaaacatgatgacggACTAGCCATTGAGAACAATAAACATGATGACCAACTAGCCAttgagaacactaaacatgatgacagattaaccatggagaacactaaacataacagattaaccatggagaacactaaacatgataacCTACtagccatggagaacactaaacatgacagaccAATCAAGGAAGTGAATTAGACAGAAGATAAAAGCAAAGACAACAGAGACAatgggtaataataataataataatatatgccatttagctgacgcttttatccaaagcgacttagagtcatgtgtgcatacattctacgtatgggtaaAGCCTGTGTGAAGAGGTCAGTCTTTAGTATTTACCACAGCAGTTTCAGTGCTATGCACAGACCAGAAGCCCGACCTGGTTGGGTTCTAAAAGTCCATGAGAGGTCATGTTCTGTTGGATTTGTGATGCTACCACCCACTCAAGCACTTTGGCGAGGAAGGGGAGGTTTGAGACGGGCCTGTAGTTTGTGAGAAACTCGGGGTCCAGGCCCTGTTTCTTCCGTATGGGAGTTTTTGCCgttattttcaaaggagtaagAACAATGCCAGATATGAGAGATGCATTTACAATATTGACCACCAGGAGGCAGAGAACAGAGAGGCATGCCTTAACTAAGGCAGTGGTCAAGGGAGCAAATTGTGGTTTTGGATTTAGAAAATAGTTCAGCAATGGTGGTTTCATTGACAAGGGAGAAGTCACTGCTGTTGGTTTATTGCTTCCGCAATTGATATGCTGCTTTCATACTTTGAAATAATGGAATTTAAATGTATCAGCCTGATGGATAGAATGTCCTGACATGAAATAACCATTTAAGTTCGGTCTATTTTTGCTTTTTATTATTACAAACCTCCCACATACTTATTTCAGTGTGTGTACCCCATGTTGTGTGAAAATAATTCATCAATCGCCCATTGTTACGCAACAAGTAACATGTTCTGCTCTTGCGTAAGAACGACACTTTCTCCGCCCTTTTCGAATCACAATTTCACTGTGTGAATCTGCGGCTGCGCAGTGTCCGCCATTGACGACCCACGATCAGAAGAAAAGGGTCAGAATCGCTTCGATAGGCAACCGCGCACGTTTCCTTTATTCCTGAATCCAAACTTTGCAAACATCCACACGTCGCctactgtatcataataataaCTGATATTCGTTTTAACTCATGGATGGCAGATTTAGATATTTTATAGCAATTTGAAGTAACCTACCTAGCAAACGTTAGTCCGCTGTGAAGCTTACGAGtgaggttagctagctagccactgtGCTAGCTTTAGCTACGCGAACTGAGCCAGGCTCTGGGGCAGTGTCGTTTGATGGATCCAAGAATCGCTTGGTTTCAGCCAGAACAACGTGGACCAGCCAACAGCCTGTGGATGCAGATTTGGGAAACAACTCAAGGACTGGGGAACCTGTACTTCAATAACAACTGTAACACGGGTGGTTTGTCAAGCACGTCAAGCCTCAGTCCGAAAAAGAACATCAACGGGACATTGGGTAACGTGATCTCGTGCAAGAACGGAGCTGTCACTAACAGCGAACCCCGGAACCAGGGAATGTCTAACTCAACGAAAGACCGAGATGTAGTCGAACAACGAGACTTTATTCCGTTGGAAGCtaataacaaccacaacaaccgTTCATCGTTGGGGAGAGGCAGCGCAGGGGGGGGGCAAGTGTATTCTCGGGTCTCTGGGGTCTCGGGACACCCCAACAAAAGGAAAAGAGACAACAAGGCTAGCACTTATGGATTCAACAGTAGCCTCGAGACCGGAGGCTGTGGTTACACGGGAACACCATGGAAAGTCAAGAACTACTCTGAAGGAATCTTGGGGTAAGAAACAATATTACACAAATAAAAACCAGCTACAAGTAACGTTAGTTCGCTCATATAACGTTATAAGTTAATTATAAACCACGCGTTATCTATCTATCTCTGCCACACTAACGTTAGTTGGTTAGACaactagccagccagctaacttgGCTGGTGAAGTGAGCGCATATATTCCTATGGTTAGACATCATAGCCATATTTAGGCGTGCCGATTTGACCGTAACGCGTCTTTATCGGTCATTTAGGGAACGTTCCTAACCAGCTAAGGTCAGTTGAAGGCAATGGGACAGTCAACTAGGTAGTTAGTTAGCTACCTCCAGTAGTTTGTTTTATgaccttgctagctagctacctcgTGGTTGCCAACATCTCGCATGTGTTCGCTACGCTGACGagcaaaacaaaaaaaattaaaTCCATTCCACTGACATTTGACTAAAAGCACGAGTACTGTTTGGGAAGCATAGTCAAGTCAATGCAGAACTATTTTATTGATAGTTGACACGTTACTGATTGTCAGGCTAAGCCTGCCTAACTAATGCTGGTATTTCTCGTCTGTTTCACTGTTGCCAATTTGCAGCAATTAAAACCGAAAAAACAATTATCTGGTTGATATAATAGAAGCATCTATTCTAGTTCCAAATCTAGTACAAGGTGTGAATAGTATACTTTTGGTCATAGTCAGTATTTTCCCAAATTTAGATTTGCGAGATTTAAGAAATCCATCCATTTCTTTAGACAGCAGATCTACTCTGACTTCTTTGCATGGGACAACAATAAGTCATCGTCGCCAATGTTATGTTGAAGGAACAAGACTTGTTCTTTATTAAACAGCGTGGGGTTTTTCCAACTCGCACATCCTCACGTTTGTGAGGTAACTTTGGCATCAAAAACACAATTTATTCCTTTATCTAAAGTCATAATAGGGTGGCTGTTTGGAGAATGGAACAAACAATAATAACTATCATAGTACATATAGCAAACATAACAGACCCACATCTAACCACAACCCCAAGTCGTAATCTATTTCTTAATGACTGTGGAAAAGCAAGGTGAAATCAGTGAGGTCTGCCCAACTTTAAAGAGGAGTGGCTGGGCAGATTCACCCCCCccacacttttatttaaccaggtaggccagttgagaacaagtgcggccaggccaagataaagcatagcagtgcaacaaaaacaacaacacagttacacataaaaaaacgtacagtcaataacacaaaataaaaatagaaaaatctatgaacagtgtgtacaaatgtagggaggtaggcaataaataggccatagaggtgcaaataattacaatttaacattAATGGAGTGctatatgtgcagatgatgatgtgcaagtacaaATATTGGGttgcaagagggtaagtaataatatggggatgagatagtcgggcgtgctatttacagattggctatgtacagtgatcggtaagctgctctgacagctgatgcctaatgttagagagggagatgtaagactccagcttcagagatttttgcgattcgttccagtcattggcaacagagaactggaaggaaaggcagccaaaggaagtgttggctttgggttgcaatatacctgctggagtgtgtgctatgagtgggtgttgctatggttacCGGTGATCTGAGATAagacagggctttacctagcaaagtctTTTTTTATAGATGACCT
This genomic interval from Oncorhynchus keta strain PuntledgeMale-10-30-2019 chromosome 2, Oket_V2, whole genome shotgun sequence contains the following:
- the LOC118360746 gene encoding HEAT repeat-containing protein 3-like; the protein is MGKSKTNKFRRPQFNAEGLSVTAVKEMESDHGEVFHGVDSPTGELLEKLQSPSADMREFACASISRLVQQSQTIPGFLQRDAVRRLGPLMLDRSLAVRETATGALRNLSACGGHEVCDDMVKQDVMTPLTALLRECCAGFETNAALSLKGQKNTVEDVANEAVNLLWNLCESSSQALSVFNKAGILDVILQCLERHTHNIKLALSAGHCLHTVTEDNAELLCSMNNAVLGTLESVLLSSQADMAHTLLRTLAAGSVWNLKSSLPTAHQAQTLTALMATLSQCLELDAGTLIPQLRQAEVARSATASEAGNMEDHQAAAGNMPVEEMEDDEEEGVGLRRNGKATKIDKDFSDLLPRGKEELREATALLTAQQTSLEIIVNMCCSDDPSDDEWEEASSSDESEMCPDGLSEGNTSLLSPLCLSAEVHAALINHNIPEKVLKKTQFPSSEVMDVCRHNPTWKILIKKMHRVQYRALTCLHNMLSTMDAESLGGAAALQAVAQHLSTLVFSAPEIPKEEEFLEAVTSAMRSLLQIIAYMKIPQCMTPQQLMSLSEAATCCDVVSVRVNALAILGITGSTLAKENGTAETLQMIGNALLQVATKDANLVVCGEALDGLFDVFADGDEAERAAENINLLSALKALQPVFKAKIRKEGKGKYKPEQLCVLDNVKVNLRRFIGYLETVVKK